In Phormidium yuhuli AB48, one genomic interval encodes:
- a CDS encoding DUF3318 domain-containing protein translates to MNPAIETHRLLDLMPASGRMFAKIVSQPSLSKVIDTPFPVPWKRDRLILINFDFWQELSQPQRDLLLLRTVCWQLEIRWFKLDVYQGLGLAGIVATAVQVSQGDAVGIVAAGSLTAIALNQIWRQNQATASELAADEGAIAVAQRRGYDEVEAAKALVSAIKAVSELEGRPGLSFTELVRCQNLRAIAGVSGVTVPEGLRQEE, encoded by the coding sequence ATGAATCCAGCCATCGAGACTCATCGCCTCCTCGATTTAATGCCCGCCTCCGGGCGTATGTTCGCGAAAATTGTCAGTCAACCCAGTTTGTCTAAGGTCATTGATACGCCGTTTCCCGTTCCCTGGAAGCGCGATCGCCTGATTCTGATTAACTTTGACTTTTGGCAAGAGTTGAGCCAACCTCAGCGAGATTTGCTCCTGTTACGGACTGTCTGTTGGCAGTTAGAGATTCGCTGGTTTAAGTTGGATGTCTATCAAGGCCTTGGCTTAGCCGGGATTGTGGCCACAGCGGTTCAAGTGAGCCAAGGGGATGCAGTGGGGATAGTCGCGGCGGGAAGTTTGACGGCCATCGCCCTCAACCAGATTTGGCGACAGAACCAAGCCACCGCCTCGGAACTGGCGGCCGACGAAGGGGCGATCGCCGTGGCTCAACGTCGCGGCTATGATGAAGTAGAAGCTGCCAAAGCCCTGGTCAGCGCCATTAAAGCCGTCAGTGAGTTGGAAGGACGACCCGGATTGTCCTTTACTGAGTTAGTTCGCTGTCAGAATTTACGGGCTATAGCTGGGGTGTCGGGGGTTACAGTTCCCGAAGGCCTCCGCCAAGAGGAGTAA
- a CDS encoding tetratricopeptide repeat protein, whose amino-acid sequence MSRLTVGMLLILGMTTPVTAGRVQGQDSRLSQGRGSPEFVFQEGLQLLNQNRFQEAEQAFREVVRFDGVDHEAWNNLGRALQGQGDSQAAIEAYERALELRPRYAEVFNNLGVAYRALGRLEEAMAAYERAIALQPGLGAAHYNMGLILSRQGQLPEALSRFQQAIAVSPRFVPAHYALAETLLRLNRPEEALAPLQRTLDLDPEFEAAYGAIGATLMRLGRTREALVFLEQAVERTGDDARVSYYRGFARLETGDAEGALPLLEQAIALDPELGDAFRSLGEAYLALGQERDALEMLLRAIELYQTQSPVPSRELARAYFAVGNVYATRDFKFPEAIQAFQNALNADPSFGLAHARMGDLLAQRQQYERANLSYQAALALDPNSAEIYNGLGELLFAMGYLERAVAAWRRAIAIDPGYGEALSNLGDALGRGRRVP is encoded by the coding sequence ATGTCACGGTTGACGGTTGGGATGCTGCTGATTCTGGGGATGACCACTCCTGTCACTGCTGGCCGGGTTCAGGGTCAGGACTCCCGGTTAAGCCAGGGCCGGGGGAGTCCTGAGTTTGTGTTTCAGGAGGGATTGCAGTTACTCAACCAAAACCGTTTTCAGGAGGCTGAACAGGCCTTCCGGGAGGTGGTTCGCTTCGATGGGGTGGATCATGAGGCTTGGAATAATCTAGGCCGGGCGTTGCAGGGCCAGGGAGATTCGCAGGCGGCCATTGAGGCCTATGAGCGGGCCTTGGAATTACGCCCCCGCTATGCTGAGGTGTTTAATAATTTAGGGGTGGCCTATCGGGCTTTAGGACGGCTGGAGGAGGCGATGGCGGCCTATGAGCGGGCGATCGCCCTTCAGCCGGGGTTGGGGGCGGCTCACTACAACATGGGTTTGATTCTCTCCCGTCAAGGACAGTTACCTGAAGCGTTAAGCCGGTTTCAACAGGCGATCGCTGTCAGTCCCCGTTTTGTCCCAGCCCACTATGCCCTAGCCGAGACCCTCCTGCGGCTCAATCGCCCTGAGGAGGCGTTGGCTCCTCTGCAACGGACTCTTGACCTCGATCCTGAATTTGAGGCGGCCTATGGTGCTATTGGGGCGACGCTGATGCGTTTAGGACGGACTCGGGAGGCATTGGTTTTCCTGGAACAGGCTGTGGAGCGAACGGGGGATGATGCCCGTGTGAGTTATTATCGTGGCTTTGCTCGTCTGGAAACTGGCGATGCTGAGGGGGCTTTACCGTTATTGGAACAGGCGATCGCCCTTGATCCTGAGTTGGGGGATGCGTTTCGCAGTTTGGGAGAGGCGTATTTGGCCTTGGGCCAGGAACGGGACGCTTTGGAGATGCTTTTACGGGCGATCGAGTTATATCAGACCCAGTCCCCTGTTCCCTCTCGGGAGTTGGCCCGGGCATATTTTGCCGTGGGTAATGTTTATGCCACTCGGGACTTTAAGTTTCCTGAGGCGATTCAGGCGTTTCAGAATGCACTCAATGCCGATCCTAGTTTTGGCTTGGCCCATGCCCGTATGGGGGATTTGTTAGCCCAACGACAACAGTATGAACGGGCTAATCTCTCCTATCAAGCGGCCTTAGCCTTAGATCCCAATTCCGCAGAGATTTATAACGGTTTGGGTGAGTTGTTGTTTGCCATGGGCTATTTAGAGCGAGCGGTGGCCGCCTGGCGACGGGCGATCGCCATCGATCCCGGCTACGGAGAAGCCCTCAGCAACTTAGGAGATGCTCTCGGTCGTGGCCGCCGTGTACCTTAA
- a CDS encoding ATP-dependent Clp protease ATP-binding subunit: protein MFEHFTDKAIRVVMLAQEEARRLKHNMVGTEQILLGLVGEGSSIAANVLSKFSVTRDGARREVEQLIGRGSGFTSAEIPFTPKAKRVFEYAVEEARQLGHNYIAPEHILLGLTRDEEGVAATVLHNLGVDLGDIRTQVMKQLGEVAGVAPGGQSSSKSTKMATLDEFGTNLTQLAVDGKLDPVVGRDRETERLVQILGRRTKNNPILVGEPGIGKTAIAEGLAQRIATNAVPELLENKQVIAIDMGMLVAGTRFRGEFEERLKNIIEEVRSNANVILVIDEIHTLVGAGALEGGLDAANILKPALARGELQCIGATTLDEFRKHIERDAALERRFQPIMVGEPTVQETIEILFGLRDRYEQHHQLTIADEALEAAAQLSDRYINDRFLPDKAIDLIDEAGSRVHIEHFKASPASRELKRELAQVIKDKDNAVTEQDFEKASQLRDRELETRAKIDQLSIERQQTPQGAPMVTEENIAEIVSSWTGVPVTKLEETESEKLLHLEDTLHERLIGQEEAVRAVSRAVRRARVGLKNPHRPIASFIFSGPTGVGKTELTKALAAYFFGSEESMIRLDMSEFMERHTVSKLIGSPPGFVGYDEGGQLTEAVRRRPYSVILFDEIEKAHPDVFNLLLQILEDGRLTDSKGRVVDFKNTLLIMTSNIGSRVIEKGGGGLGFEITGDETEAQYNRIRNLVNEELKQYFRPEFLNRLDDIIVFSQLNREEIKQIADIELKRVFDRLVEKDIRLQATDAFKNRLADEGYDPAYGARPLRRAIMRLLEDVLAEKMLSGEIQDGDRAIIDLDDDGQVIISKDNVELRFPELVSTQ from the coding sequence ATGTTTGAACACTTTACAGACAAAGCCATCCGAGTCGTCATGTTGGCTCAAGAAGAAGCCCGCCGACTCAAACACAACATGGTGGGGACTGAGCAGATTTTGCTAGGTCTCGTTGGTGAGGGAAGCAGTATCGCCGCCAATGTCCTGAGTAAGTTTAGCGTTACCCGTGACGGGGCGCGCCGAGAAGTCGAACAACTCATTGGCCGCGGTTCCGGCTTTACCTCCGCTGAAATCCCCTTCACCCCCAAAGCCAAACGGGTGTTTGAATATGCTGTCGAAGAAGCTCGGCAACTAGGGCATAACTATATTGCCCCGGAACATATCCTCTTAGGACTGACGCGGGATGAAGAAGGGGTCGCCGCGACAGTTCTACATAACCTGGGGGTGGATCTCGGTGATATCCGCACCCAAGTGATGAAACAACTTGGGGAAGTGGCCGGTGTGGCCCCGGGAGGACAGTCATCCAGTAAAAGTACCAAAATGGCCACCCTGGATGAGTTTGGGACGAACTTAACCCAGTTAGCCGTTGACGGAAAACTTGACCCCGTGGTGGGACGAGATCGCGAAACGGAGCGTCTGGTGCAAATCCTCGGTCGTCGGACCAAAAATAACCCCATTCTCGTGGGCGAGCCGGGGATTGGGAAAACCGCCATCGCTGAGGGCCTAGCCCAACGTATCGCCACCAATGCCGTTCCGGAACTCCTGGAAAACAAGCAAGTCATCGCCATTGATATGGGGATGCTGGTCGCTGGGACCCGCTTCCGGGGTGAGTTTGAGGAACGACTCAAAAATATCATTGAGGAAGTGCGCAGCAACGCCAATGTGATTCTCGTCATTGATGAAATCCATACCTTAGTAGGCGCCGGTGCGTTAGAAGGGGGTCTGGACGCGGCCAATATCCTTAAACCCGCTCTGGCCCGGGGTGAATTGCAATGTATCGGGGCCACCACCCTGGATGAGTTCCGCAAGCATATCGAGCGGGATGCAGCTCTAGAACGGCGGTTCCAGCCGATTATGGTGGGTGAGCCGACGGTGCAGGAAACCATCGAAATTCTCTTTGGCTTGCGCGATCGCTATGAGCAACATCACCAGCTCACCATCGCCGATGAAGCCCTAGAAGCCGCCGCGCAACTGTCCGATCGCTACATTAACGATCGCTTCCTTCCCGACAAAGCCATCGACCTCATCGATGAAGCCGGTTCGCGGGTACATATCGAGCATTTCAAAGCCTCTCCCGCTTCCCGAGAACTGAAACGGGAACTGGCCCAGGTGATTAAAGACAAAGACAACGCCGTCACCGAACAGGACTTCGAGAAAGCCAGTCAACTGCGCGATCGCGAACTCGAAACCCGGGCCAAAATTGACCAACTCTCCATCGAACGTCAACAAACCCCCCAAGGTGCGCCGATGGTGACGGAAGAAAACATCGCTGAGATTGTCTCCAGCTGGACAGGAGTTCCGGTGACGAAACTCGAAGAAACCGAGTCGGAAAAACTGTTGCACCTCGAAGATACCCTGCACGAGCGTCTGATCGGTCAAGAAGAGGCCGTGCGCGCCGTGTCTCGGGCCGTGCGTCGCGCTCGGGTGGGCCTGAAAAATCCCCATCGTCCCATCGCCAGTTTCATCTTCTCGGGACCGACTGGGGTAGGGAAAACCGAACTCACCAAAGCCTTAGCGGCCTACTTCTTTGGCTCAGAAGAGTCCATGATTCGCTTGGATATGTCCGAGTTCATGGAACGCCATACGGTATCTAAGCTGATTGGATCTCCTCCGGGATTTGTCGGCTATGACGAAGGCGGACAACTCACGGAAGCGGTACGCCGTCGTCCTTACTCGGTGATTCTCTTCGATGAAATCGAGAAAGCTCACCCCGATGTCTTCAACCTGCTGCTACAAATCCTCGAAGACGGTCGTTTAACCGATTCCAAAGGTCGCGTGGTGGACTTCAAGAACACCCTGCTAATTATGACCTCGAATATCGGTTCCCGCGTCATCGAGAAAGGTGGCGGCGGCCTCGGCTTTGAAATCACTGGGGATGAGACGGAAGCTCAGTACAACCGCATCCGTAATCTGGTGAATGAAGAACTCAAACAATACTTCCGGCCCGAGTTCCTCAACCGCTTGGATGACATCATCGTCTTCAGCCAACTCAACCGCGAGGAAATCAAGCAAATTGCCGACATCGAATTGAAACGAGTCTTCGATCGCCTGGTGGAAAAAGACATTCGTCTGCAAGCCACCGACGCCTTCAAGAACCGTCTCGCTGATGAAGGCTATGACCCCGCCTACGGTGCGCGGCCCTTGCGTCGGGCGATTATGCGCCTCCTCGAAGATGTCCTGGCCGAGAAGATGCTCTCGGGTGAAATCCAAGATGGCGATCGCGCCATCATTGACCTGGATGATGATGGACAAGTCATTATTTCCAAGGACAATGTGGAACTGCGCTTCCCCGAATTGGTCTCCACCCAGTAA